The genome window CATTACATCAAAACAGATGTAAATGCTGTGTTATGAGCTAGTTAGACCGCTATATATTTTTCCCACATAAATACCTATAGTTCTGGTAAACCTGTTGCAGCGTATAGCTTTATGTCCTAGAGGGTAATTTGGCTTGTGCATAAATATATTGAGCTaaacttttttttcaaatgaaaCAAATCGGTTGTCAGCTGGTATGATCCTTATTTCCATCAAGCTCTTTCAGACAGCAGGAGTGCATTTGTAACAGATTTGGGCAATTCTGTGCATTTGCCAAAGgatgtgtatatttgtatgtcACTGCTATTCAGTCTATTTATAAGCAACAACACTATCTCGTATTGGCCACCAGGTGCTGGATATAGGGGACAGCCTTGCCATCCCAGATGAgttcacagaggaggagaagaccACCGGCATCTGGTGGAGACAGCTGGTTGCCGGGGCAATGGCTGGGGCAATCTCACGCACAGGCACTGCTCCTCTGGACAGGATGAAGGTGTTCATACAGGTGTGCCAAACATGTTGTCGCAATGTGTTGATATTTTAGCTCAATATCCAATCAGAGAACATCTTTTCTGTGCTCAAGAAGCACTTGTTGGTCAGGATAGTGTTGATAACTTATCACTTTGTTTGAATGAGGGCTTTTGTATGTGATGTGGATGCAAATAGTCCTATCTACTTAGGTTTTACCAGTCGTATGCGTTATGCTTTCCATGTGTTTACCAGGGCATGCAGTTTAACACCTCTGAATGTGTTCCAGGTGCACGCTTCAAAGTCAAACAACATCAGCTTGGTTGGCGGCTTTAAACAAATGATTAAGGAAGGAGGAGTGACTTCCCTTTGGAGGGGTAATGGAGTCAACGTCTTAAAAATAGCCCCAGAGACGTCCATCAAGTTCATGGCATATGAACAGGTGAGATTTGGTCAGATATGGGGAGTGAACCCCCACATACCCACATTTATCACACCAATAACCACTTTACTAGTATATCTTGTAATTGTTTGACAACATTCAGAGTTGAATATTCCCCTTGATCTATGCCAATGGTTAATGAAAAATAGGCCaaagttttgcattttatgatTATGGGCCCTATCTTGGCGATCTAAAACGCATTGTCACTAGTGAAAAGCTTAAATACGTTTAGgggtgtgtccagtccacattcggggTGGTTTAATCACAGTTAAATCACTGTCAGATTCCTGGCACAGTTGTTTCCTGGAATACTAATACAGATTGATATGTATCCAGAGGATGTGACAACATTACCATTATAATCATGAAtcatgtttctatgtgtgtgtgtgtgtgtgtgtgaatggtatcTTACAGGTAATGTAGTTCTTATTTCGGTCCACGGAATCCCAATGCAATACACAGGCGTGTCCTATAGTGACATGTCTTGCTCATCTCTGTATCTTGATGTTTTGCTGTGGGTAGATGTGTATGGCTCTGGCCATGTTCAACACTGTCACAGCACACTAATCTCAAAGTCTTTTCCTGCAGTATAAAAAGCTGTTGTCGTCGGATGGTGGGAAAGTTGAGACTCATCAGAGGTTCATAGCCGGTTCCCTGGCTGGAGCTACAGCGCAGTCTGCTATCTATCCCTTGGAGGTGAGCTGATGGGGACACTGACAATAGAGAGGAATTCtggttgtgtctctgtgtttcttTCAGGTTCCCATCTGCAAAATACTGCTGAAGTTGTTATGTGTGGCGTAGCAGGCAGAAAGCTTTAGTTTTAAAGGTTTAGCTATATTACAGAGATTGCAGGATGTATGCCTTAgcacaggggtctcaaactcccggcccgcgtccggcccaattccggcccgcaacctatgtcaaaataataatgtaatccggcccttgagggtatttttaactgcgacaaacaacgatactgattaaaatagacgatagatccaagtacggtgacaaatctcatttgtactctcctccactatttgctagacatccagagcttgattcaaacccaaaatcactgcacaaagttttcaggaaatactttcACGTGAGAAAcatgaagacgtgcatttgtaatgacgcagAAGCGATGctggccatagttttgcacaaattgaagcagaaataggcctacaccagatgttgaaaaacgttcacgtgtgatgaagtcttgggtaggctatgttattcacctattctgattctgaaggagaatatccttttggagattatgatcgatcgtctattgacagtgatagtcacggtgcgtctgtgaatggaggtgcgtctttgcgtgtatacgacggtgtccactaagcatgccatgcttatttcgaccctctgcccaacatagcttggaggttgcagtggtaatcgtgatgatagtgtccgtaatggacgtggtacagacagcagaggtAGTAGAATATAGGGcgctgaagaactacaaagtcacccgcgataggaactgatttgaccaggatactttattgtagaccttgtggttataggctagtaatagtttactgtTGTTGGTATACATCGTAGGTGTTTTCcagttaatttgttatgtgggtaatatgacaaaaaagaagtaaacctgctcaaatatgttcatccagtatttactgaaaagtgcataatttgaggtgcttgccatccagtggcaaattagatgggtaaatttacccccttcataaacttttgtttatactcaagaTTTTTGCATTTATAGTAGGactatctctgaccactttcaagccatgggcttttgaaattttgatatcaaacccaatggtgttgctttcttaaccctgacggctagtttgccaggtttaaaaaagttatgagaggaaaatatttttatttggtgtgaaacacacacatataggcctacctgtttttatgcttttttgtttgtttttataatttgtattaatatttattttatcattattttatttataagctaaggttgctagcacaggtgtttaaaaatagataaaaagacatgcactttctgtttgtagttttgtgtttgaaaatacagtatttgaaaaaaacattgcattttagaaaatagccgttctttttttattctttaacactgacgtggccctccaatcagatgacattggcagaagtggcccccagccaCCTCTTATGTCCTATGTCTTCATGTTATTTTCAGCCCAGTTTTACAGCATAAAAAACATATTGTCTGGTAAGCAATGTATAATAAAAAAGTATTATTCATAAGCAGCCCGCGCTTTGTAgggtggaagacaaacatgttctcagtatgacggaaccattaaaagtttgtacgGCATTCTCATTGACTTTCTACATAGCCCTGCTGTAGATTtggaaaaaagtgcaaaaagtgTGACATTAAGGGTAGTATAAACTTGTATTTGTACGCATTTGGTATCAATCATTATTTTTCCCTCTACATACTATATGAATTTAATGAAGAATTTAAGGATTAAACAAGGGAAGGTTGTGTTTTCGGTCATTTTCATAGAATTAAAATGGCATGTGGGGTAGCTACTAGTAGAAAAGTCGAAAATCCATGtgaaagtagctcagtgtatggGTATTTAGTATACAAAGTGGCAGTGTTGtaccatagataaataaatTGAGTCATCATTGTTTTGTCTCAGGGCCATGAAAACCCATAGGTATACAATGTAACCAAGTAAGTGTATTTATGCATGAATGAAACATGGTACATCATTGGCACTTTATACATAAAATGACTATAAACGGAGCAATTCCTTCATTGATTTCCGTGGTCCTACTTGGTACACCACATACCCTTTTTAGTCCTATGATTTCCAAAAAATGCAATCTCACCTTGTTTTATCCTTATTATCTTCATGTTAATTTGTTGCAGAGACCTCAAATATTTGCTCAGTATTGATATTGTACTTGCAGACAAAATAATGATTGATGCCATATGGATACAAATAATTAGTTACAAGACCTTTAATATGACCAGTTTTGCACTTTTTTACCCATATCTAGGGCCTTATATACAACTAATGAGCATGCAGTATAAACTTTTAATGACCCAATCATACCGAGAACATGTGTCACGACTCAGAACGGGAATCAGTTGCAGATCAAAATGATTTATTTACAAACAGTCCAGTAGGCAAATCAGAGTCCAGGTACAGGCAGGTTTCGtaaacaggcagacagacagaaacagacagacaggtacaGGCAGGTAATCCAAAGCCGACAGGCAGAAGACTTCGTCAAAAACAGGCAGGGTTCAAACCGGGAAGAACAGTAACTATAATCTTTTAAAGAGCTTCACGCTAGTCTCACTCACGTGGCAGTCAGGTAGCAAACAGTACATACCGTGACGATCTGACAAAGTGAACTAGAAGGGCAGTGTTTAAAATACTCCACAAATCAACACAAAATGAGAGACAGGTGAACAGAGAAATTGGAGGGAATTCCACAAAGGCAGGAAGTTGCCCAAATAAGGACATGGGTGTGACTCTGGGCACATGACCCAACACATGGCTACAAAAATAAAGTCTAGAATTATCACACTCCAACAGGTAGGGGGAGACAAAAACAGTCCATATGAGAATCCTGACAGTACCCCCTCTTCTACCAGCGCCTCCTGGCGTTGACCATGGAAGGAGCAGGGTGCTGACGGTGAAAGTCCTTGATGAGCGAGGGGTCAACAATTTTCCAGGCAGAAACCCAGCTCCTCTCCTCGGGACCGTAGCCCTCCCAGTCCACCAGGTACTGGTGGCCCCGACCCCGACGGCGGACGTCAAGCAGGCGGCGGACTGTGTAAACCTCAGACCCATCAATGAGTCTGGGGGGCGGCGGGGGTTTGGGGTCGGGGTTGGGACCCAGACGTTTACACAGGAAGGGTTTGACACGGGACACATGGAAGGTGGGGTGGATGCGGCGGAGGGCAGGAGGGAGGTTCAGGCGAACCGCTGAGGGATTGACCACCTTGGAGATGGTATAGGGGCCGATGAAGCGCGGATTCAATTTTGGGGAAGTCACCTTCAGAGGAAGGTCACGCGTGGAAAGCCACACCCGCTGACCCTGGGTGTAGTGGGGAGCCCTGATGCGACGACGGTCTGCCTGACTCTTCGTTCTGGTCTGTAAGCGAAGAATGGCGGCCCGAGTCCGCCTCCATGTTCTGCGACAGCGTCGGATGAATGTCTGTGCTGATGGAACCccaacctcctcctcctggacTGGGAGCCGAGGCAGCACTGAAACGGTGACAAGCCAGTTGAAGCAGATGGCAAGGAGTTCATAGAGTACTCTACCCATGGCAGTTGAAGGCTCCAGGGCGTAGGGTCCTGTGACGTCAGGCACCGCAATACTGTCTCCATCTGCTGGTTGGCTCGCTCCGACTGGCCATTTGATTGGGGATGAAAACCTGAGGACAGACTGACTTTAGCACCAAGAAGGTTGCAAAAAGCACGCCAAAAATTAGAGGTGAACTGGGGACCTCTGTCTGAGACCACATCCACTGGGAGCCCGTGTAGCCTGAAGACATGCTGCACGAGTAAGTCAGTGGTCTCTTTGGCAGTGGGCAGCTTGGGTAAGGGGACTAAGTGCACGGATTTGGAAAAGCGGTCAACAATGGTGAGGATTGTTGTGTTACCGTGAGAAGGTGGCAAACCAGTGACAAAGTCTAGGGTGATGTGGGACCAGGGTCTCCTGGGCACTGGTAAGGGTTGCAGTAAGCCAGCAGGTGGTTGGTTGGATGGTTTATTCCGGGCACACACAGAACCGGCCCTTTACAAACTCACGCACACTCCCCTCCATAGCAGGCCACCAGAAGCGTTGCTTGATTAACGCAGTGGTACGTCTGACACCCGGGTGACAGGGCAGCTTGGATGAGTAACCCCATTGCAGGACCTGGGGACGGACAGATTGTAGTACAAAAAGACGGTTAGGTGGGCAAGCACTGGGGCTGGACTCACCAGACAGGGCTGTGCGGACAATGGTCTCAATATCCCATCTAGCAGCTCCTATGAGTCACTGTGGAGGTAGGATGGTGCTAGGTGCAGGAGCAGGATCCGAATCCGGGAACTGACGAGACAGGGCATCTGGTTTACCATTCTTGGACCCTGGTCGGTAAGACAGACAAAAGTTAAACCGGGAGAAGAACAGAGACCAACGAGATTGCCTGGGGTTTAAACGCTTAGCCGAACGGAGATACTCCAGATTCTTATGATCTGTCTAAACTAAAAATGACTCCTTGGCTCCCTCCAGCCAATGACGCCACTCCTCTAGGGCTAACTTTACTGCTAACAGCTCTCTGTCTCCAATGTCGTAGTTGCGCTCAGTGGGAGTGAGTTTGTGGGAGTAAAAGGCACAGGGATGGATCTTCTGATCTGCCCCAGACTTCTGAGAAAGAATAGCACCCACCCCAACATCCGAGGCATCCACCAACACGGCCTTGAGATCCAGGTACTCAGGTGGTACATTAGACAGATCCATGGAATCATCTGTGACTGGTGAGACTGCAGACAGGGGGGTAAGAGCATTCTTAAGACAGTTATTCAGACAAAATGGGCTCCAGCCTAGGATGGTGTTATTAGCCCAATCAACATGTGGATTGTGCTTTACCAGCCAGGGCCGGCCAAGGAGAATAGGAGCAGTCGGTGAGTAACATATGGAACACTAGGTTCTCTTGATGATTGCCGGAAATGAGTAGACTCACCGGGGGCGTGACATGGGTTATCTGAGAGAACCTGACTCCGGTTAGTGCTCTTGCCTCCAGGGGTGTATTCAGTTTGGCTGAGGCGAGGTGTAGCTCAGAAGCCAGAGAGGTGTCCATAAAATTGCCATCAGCTCCCGAGTCAATAAGTGCAGACACAAGGTGGGAATGAGCTCCTATAGTGAGCGTGGCAGGGACAAGGGTACGGACAGGTGaagagggatgaagaggagTGACGCTCACCAGTAATCCCCCCTCTACAGGTGAGCATTGCCTTTTGCTGGGCATTGGGCGGAGTAATGGCCAGGCTTACCACAATACATGCAAGAATTGGTGTCCCTTCTTCTTTGTCTCTCAGCTGGGGACAGATGGGTACGGTCaacctgcatgggctctggTACGCTGGGGTCTGCTGCCACTGGCAGGGACGGACGAGGGACCTCCGAGGAGGGTGACCTCAGAGGAGGGCGGAACTCTCGCTCCCCGGTGCGCTGCTTCAGGCGTGGCCAGCTCAACGAGGTCATCGAAGGTGGAAGGTAGTTCACGGGTGGCGATCTCATCCTTGATGGCCTCAGAGAGTCCATAAAGGAAAGCATCATACTGGGCATCTGGATTCCAGCCACTAGTGGTGGCGAGGGTGCGAAAGTCTATAGGATAGTCGGAAGCAGACCTCTTGCCTTGACGGATCTGCAACATCATTCTGGCGGCCTCTCTCCCATGCACCGAGCGATCGAAGACCTTCCTCATCTCATCTACGAATACCTGATAACTGAGACAGACTGGGGAGTTGGAGTCCCAAACTGCAGTTCCCCACTCTCTTGCACGGCCCGTCAAGAGAGTTATGACATATGCAACCCGGGACTGATCCGACGGAAAGGTGGCAGGCTGCAgctggaacatcaacgaacattGCGAAAGGAAAGATCTGCAGGTTCCTGGTTCCCTGGCATAAAGTGCAGGAGCTGGCAGTCGGGGCTCTCGGAACGGGTTACCAGACGGGCCGGGTGGATCGGGCGGTGTCGGCAGTTGAGGCTGGGGTGGTGTCACCAGGGCCAGTTGGAGCTGCTGCAGCTGGGCAGACATGTCTGTGATGTTGGTTGTGAGGGCCTCCAGAGACCTTTGAACTGCCTCGAACTGGGCTTGATGTTGACCGAGAAGCGCTCCTTGCCTCTCCAGCACAGTCTTCACCTGATTCAGATCTGCTGATTCCATCTTGGTCAGATCGTACCGTCACGACTCAGAACGGGAATCAGTTGCAGATAAAAATGATTTATTTACAAACAGTCCAGCAGGCAAATCAGAGTCCAGGTACAGGCAGGTTTCGtaaacaggcaggcaggcagacagaaacAGACGGACAGGTACAGGCAGGTAATCCAAAGCCGACAGGCAGAAGACTTCGTCAAAAACAGGCAGGGTTCAAACCGGGAAGAACAGTAACTATAATCTCTCTTTAAAGAGCTTCACGCTAGTCTCACTCACGTGGCAGTCGGGTAGCAAACCGTACATACCGTGACGATCTGACAAAGTGAACTAAAAGGGCAGTGTTTAAATACTCCACAAATCAACACAAAATGAGAGACAGGTGAACAGAGAAATTGGAGGGAATTCCACAAAGGCATCTGGTGGTTAGCAGACATAACGGCGGCTCTCATTAGCGATTAAACAATCACAGACGAAGCCACATGCCGACCAAGTGGCCCTTCTCTGACACTGGTAAAACAAAGCGGAGAGACAACGTGTTCTGTTCCCTTGTGGGTAaaaactattaggcctacagtCATTGGAATAAACATTATAGTTTTGATATGCTTCTAATAATTCTAATTGAAAATGCAATGTGCTTGGTTTTAAATAATGCTATGTTTCCGTGAAAATCTTAAAATGTCCTTGGGAGGGTGGTAGCGTGTTCGTATGCTGCACGCGCGACCGCGGTTCAAATCCCGCCATGTTCATAATTGCCATGAGTTAGCATTATTTGATATTGCATGCTTCTCtattgtggttgtgtttaagaCTTCATTTGATGTTTTGCAAAAACGAATGGCAAAATAACGTAGGCTAATTGCTGTAGATGACCACAGTAGTGTCAGATAACAGAAAACATATAAAGGGCATTGTGAAAACATGGGGCATTGTGTACAATGGGGATTGTGAAGTGCTTGTGTAGGGCTACAATTTTAGAAGGGTGCTTGTGCAACAAAACATTTGTGTTGGGGACTTTAAGGTTTATCGAACCCGTAACGCTTTAGGGGTTTGATACAAGCACCGGTGCCCCTGTGTCAAATGTCCCATTTAAACTTTTCAGTGATGTCCGAAGCTTCGTACGTCATCAGTCACGTGACCTTACAACTTTGATACGCGCTCCGATACATTGTGCCGAAGCAGATTGCTTCGCGGAAGTGATGCGAGCTTCGGTGCCTCGGTGTCAGACTTCCCATCCCTAACATAAAGGCCATCAAAATCAACTTTAAAATAAAGTAATACCTAGGGTTGAGCTATTGTATTTTTCCTACTAGCATTATAGTGTTGAATTGCAGAGCTACGCAGACCCATCCAAGTATAAAAGCTCAAAACCGTGTAGACTATGGCATAAGCACAGACTAAATTGGCGATAAATATTCTATATGCCCATGACATTTGCAATATTGTTTATATTGAAAGCTCACTTATTTTGAATGCATGAATGGAagaattcttttttttgtatgtcaagGTAATGAAGACCAGGCTGACTTTGCGAAAGACAGGCCAATACTCAGGAATGTTTGACTGTGCCAAGAAGATCTTACAGAAGGAAGGCATTAAGGCTTTTTACAAAGGCTACACTCCAAACCTTATAGGAATCATTCCCTACGCTGGGATTGACCTTGCTGTTTATGAGGTACTGTATGAGCGTCACTGTTATGGGGCACTAGTTTATCATGTTTTCATTAGTGGCATTTGGTTGCAACTAAGAAATACTGCAGTGTTCTAGGCTAGAAATTAATTAAGTATGTTGTCCATATCAAACTTTAGTAAGCTCATTCCAATGTGAAATTCAATTACATTCTAACCAAATATTCTTGAATCCTAACCAATCCAGTATTTTGCCTAATAGACCTTTTGTATGCATACAAAAAGTTTCAGATCTTTTACCTAGACTCATGAAAAATCGGAGCAAAATGTAACatattatgtttatatttttaaGACCTGAAATGTTGTTGAGTACAGACATGGGATAGATAGTATCCTGTTCTATCTGTTTTAGAGCTTGAAGAATATGTGGTTATCACGATATGCCAAAGACACAGCCAATCCTGGCATCTTGGTACTGCTAGGTTGTGGGACTATCTCAAGCACATGCGGGCAGCTTGCTAGCTATCCACTTGCCTTAGTGCGGACACGGATGCAGGCACAAGGTTAGTGGAATGATAATCATGCGACCCCTCTCAAATCATTATCTGGATAATTTTGCATAATTAAAAGTGAATCACGTAAAGCAGTTTCATATTTCTTAAAGTGGCTAGATATTTTTCCTTTAATGATTGTGGGAAAATAGCAGAAACAGAGATTTAGGTTGACATTTTGTAGTAATTTTAATGTTCACTTTTTAATCCTCTCTCTTACCTGTTTTCCCCTCAGCAACTCTGGATGCAGGTGAACAGACATCGATGCGCACACTTGTGAAGAACGTTGTGGCCAAAGAAGGTTTTTTTGGTCTCTACCGTGGCATCCTACCCAATTTCATGAAAGTCATTCCTGCCGTCAGTATTAGTTATGTGGTTTACGAGTACACTAAAACAGGACTAGGGATATCAAAATGACAAGGGGAGGGCTGTCCTGACTGAAACACAGTTATACATGCTGTAAATGTGATGAGAAGGACCAACAGGAatgagaggaaaaaaacaaaataataggTAAACAGTTGCATGTATCTCAGTTTCAAGCCTGTCCAAGGCAGATGTGTGTTTGGAAGATGTTTTATGAaatattatcattattttatgtcCTATAGGACTGTTTGAaatgtttgt of Alosa sapidissima isolate fAloSap1 chromosome 1, fAloSap1.pri, whole genome shotgun sequence contains these proteins:
- the LOC121712223 gene encoding calcium-binding mitochondrial carrier protein SCaMC-1-like → MHHALRMFLTEGHCWDDSSRKTYAELFEKLDTNKDGKVDVAELRAGLIAMGVSFRKGAAQKIVESGDKNKDGGLDITEFSRYLKEHEKKLRLTFKSLDKNNDGCLDASEIQQSLGELGMDISKEEARKILQSIDIDGTMTVDWNEWREHFLFNPATNLEDIIRYWKHSSVLDIGDSLAIPDEFTEEEKTTGIWWRQLVAGAMAGAISRTGTAPLDRMKVFIQVHASKSNNISLVGGFKQMIKEGGVTSLWRGNGVNVLKIAPETSIKFMAYEQYKKLLSSDGGKVETHQRFIAGSLAGATAQSAIYPLEVMKTRLTLRKTGQYSGMFDCAKKILQKEGIKAFYKGYTPNLIGIIPYAGIDLAVYESLKNMWLSRYAKDTANPGILVLLGCGTISSTCGQLASYPLALVRTRMQAQATLDAGEQTSMRTLVKNVVAKEGFFGLYRGILPNFMKVIPAVSISYVVYEYTKTGLGISK